A genomic region of Eucalyptus grandis isolate ANBG69807.140 chromosome 5, ASM1654582v1, whole genome shotgun sequence contains the following coding sequences:
- the LOC104444610 gene encoding uncharacterized protein LOC104444610: MAVEARRADPFPARMIVNRFFGNSIATRKYRCAIRSYPTHAEDFIPLPSTETETPDPISRPSRRRLKLRVVPEFSTAKSSVKSDSGSTSDYNAAVSVPRSHHKRSRDDAIGDDHLNGDGFPASRNPPHKMSKASPFLGHEVGFEIQGRESEIHCLISQHTQAFARKLKKKDREIQRIGS; encoded by the exons ATGGCGGTCGAAGCTCGGCGCGCCGATCCTTTTCCCGCTCGGATGATCGTGAACAG ATTCTTCGGGAATTCCATCGCGACGAGGAAGTACCGTTGCGCGATCCGCTCCTACCCCACCCATGCGGAGGACTTCATCCCTCTGCCGTCGACGGAGACGGAGACGCCCGACCCGATCTCGCGTCCGTCTCGCCGCCGCCTGAAACTTCGCGTCGTCCCGGAGTTCAGCACGGCGAAATCGTCCGTGAAATCCGACAGCGGATCGACCAGCGACTACAACGCCGCCGTTTCTGTCCCCAGGAGCCACCACAAGCGGTCCAGAGACGACGCGATCGGCGACGACCACTTGAACGGCGATGGCTTCCCGGCGAGTCGCAATCCTCCTCACAAGATGAGCAAGGCGTCACCGTTTCTGGGGCACGAGGTGGGGTTCGAGATCCAAGGTCGCGAATCGGAGATCCACTGTTTGATTTCGCAACAT ACACAGGCGTTCGCGAGaaaactgaagaagaaagacagAGAAATCCAGAGAATCGGAAGTTGA